Below is a genomic region from Fusarium oxysporum Fo47 chromosome VIII, complete sequence.
CATGGAAGCATTGAGTTGGTATTAAGTAAATTGAGGGAAATATGCTGTATTAAGATCTATTGAATAAGGCAGTAATGCGACGTGGATATCTGTGGACTGAGAGAAATGTCTTGTGATCGTCATGGTGAATTGGTATGACCGTCTAATATCCGTCTCCGCTGTGGCTGCAGGGTAACTGTAGAATCCACTGCTGAATCAAGTATTCAGACGTCAGATCTGATAGATAATCAGAAAGATACAAAGGTGTAATATAATTTAGAAACAATAAAGCTAATGCATGTCAACTCGGCCGTCACGTGGCGTTGATCGGAAGTCCATCCGTTCCCCACCATCGACACTCAACTAACATCAACTGCAATGCATCATGTCAGGTGGCTCTCGGAGCCGAGATGGCTGCTTCAACTGTCGAAGACGAAAACGAAGATGTGACGAGGAGAAGCCAACATGTCGAAGATGTCAAAGAACAGGAGATGACTGTGTCTTTCCGAGTccagcttcagcatcgaATCCGTTAAAGTTCATCGTGGCAGCTTCAAACGATCATTATCTGGTCCCGAGTGATAACCAGAGTCATAGCTTTCTGAATCTCTCACCTCAAGAACTCGTCGCCATTTGTAATTCGAGTGAGGGAAGGATTGTTTGGACGCAGGAATCTGTTCCCCGCAGTTTGTCACCGTTTGCTTTTGAGTCGGGTCGTTCAGTTGAGAAAGCTCTCGTCCAATACTGTAAGTATTCTCACCACGAGTTGTCGCCGCTAACAGATTAGATGTCGAAATAATATCTAAGAGCAGAGTCTATGTGGATACAAGTCGGAATGGCTTCCGTACATCAGTCATCCCACGAATGTTCTACCAAGGTCCTCTGTTCTCCGCAGTCCTGGCCATGAGCGCAGCAGAATGGGCACAAAACATTGTCCCAGATGGAAGAGACTACCGCGCTCTGTCAATGCAGTACAAAGTCCGAGCTCTCCATGAACTACAGCACGCTCTTCCAGATTCCCAAGGCAGTGAGGGCAATCTTCTCACCTGTGTTCTTTTGGCATCTCTCGAAATAGCACATGGATCGTGTCCGACATGGCTCCGTCATCTTCAAGGCGCACTCGCTCTGCTTGAGAGCTTCGGAAACAGTATTGACCCTAATGTGGCCGAGTTTGTACTCCAGTATTTCCGGTTTCGATATATTCTGATGGAGACTACACAACCTACCCACCAGGATTCGTTACACCAAGCAATGGCTGGGTTGGCCAAAGCTGAGGCTACACTCCCGCATTC
It encodes:
- a CDS encoding fungal-specific transcription factor domain-containing protein produces the protein MSGGSRSRDGCFNCRRRKRRCDEEKPTCRRCQRTGDDCVFPSPASASNPLKFIVAASNDHYLVPSDNQSHSFLNLSPQELVAICNSSEGRIVWTQESVPRSLSPFAFESGRSVEKALVQYFIPRMFYQGPLFSAVLAMSAAEWAQNIVPDGRDYRALSMQYKVRALHELQHALPDSQGSEGNLLTCVLLASLEIAHGSCPTWLRHLQGALALLESFGNSIDPNVAEFVLQYFRFRYILMETTQPTHQDSLHQAMAGLAKAEATLPHSRNLVDEQIGCSMDLVDIINEISSLSTHDISKDQLYATGQEIEQRLEDLSFQGTDDYLLRSAESFRIAAQIYLRLVCYNTVITHPSILALHESLLSCLSDIIVEGQTRRSFPMWPLFLAGCACSSDEQRKVVLDHFMLMDSKWPISNISAVWNALKLIWHTRDLQVSSTNQDWREIIHKFGWKLSLS